A genome region from Leifsonia sp. Root112D2 includes the following:
- a CDS encoding ABC transporter substrate-binding protein gives MKLSRRTTVAAVVAGAASFALIASGCASTSGDGGSGNSNEKITLTVTTFGTMGLDDNYKAYEKLHPNITIKATNIDTGDNAKTDWQTKQAAGAGLPDVQAVEEGWLSAVMQVSDQFQDLRDYGIDKIKDRWVDWKVGQVTAKNGAIIGYGTDIGPEGLCYNTKLFAAAGLPSDRDGVAKLFGGDDATWDDYFKVGQEYKDKTGKAFYDQSGFIWNSMVNQQSQGYYTSDGKLNVENNSTLKSLWGKLATATANGQSSNQTQWDWGKGKAFLDGSFATMVCPGWMLGNVKGSVTQGGGDSTSGWDFANVFPGGPANWGGSFLTVPKQSKHPKQAAALAAWLTEPAQQVKAFQAAGVFPSTIKAQSDPGVTGPNELSKFFNDAPIGATLAARAKGVVAQYKGPDDSVIQSQVFGPAVQSIDSKKANGDKAWANAMKLLNQLVVNK, from the coding sequence GTGAAGCTTTCACGACGCACCACCGTTGCCGCCGTCGTAGCCGGCGCAGCATCCTTTGCCCTGATCGCCTCCGGATGCGCAAGCACCAGCGGTGACGGCGGCTCAGGCAATTCCAACGAGAAGATCACGCTGACCGTCACGACGTTCGGCACCATGGGTCTCGACGACAACTACAAGGCGTACGAGAAGCTTCACCCGAACATCACGATCAAGGCGACGAACATCGACACCGGTGACAATGCCAAGACCGACTGGCAGACCAAGCAGGCTGCCGGCGCCGGACTTCCCGACGTTCAGGCCGTGGAAGAGGGCTGGCTGAGCGCGGTCATGCAGGTCTCCGACCAGTTCCAGGATCTGCGCGACTACGGCATCGACAAGATCAAGGACCGCTGGGTCGACTGGAAGGTCGGGCAGGTCACCGCCAAGAACGGCGCCATCATCGGCTACGGCACCGACATCGGCCCGGAGGGCCTGTGCTACAACACCAAGCTGTTCGCCGCGGCAGGACTGCCCAGCGACCGTGACGGCGTAGCCAAGCTCTTCGGCGGAGACGACGCCACCTGGGACGACTACTTCAAGGTCGGTCAGGAGTACAAGGACAAGACGGGCAAGGCGTTCTACGACCAGTCCGGCTTCATCTGGAACTCCATGGTGAACCAGCAGAGTCAGGGGTACTACACCTCTGACGGCAAGCTCAACGTCGAGAACAACTCGACGCTGAAGAGCCTATGGGGCAAGCTCGCGACGGCTACCGCCAACGGCCAGTCCTCGAACCAGACCCAGTGGGACTGGGGCAAGGGCAAGGCATTCCTCGACGGCAGCTTCGCCACGATGGTCTGCCCCGGCTGGATGCTCGGCAACGTCAAGGGCAGCGTGACACAGGGCGGCGGTGACTCCACCAGCGGTTGGGACTTCGCCAACGTCTTCCCCGGCGGCCCGGCCAACTGGGGCGGCAGCTTCCTGACCGTTCCCAAGCAGTCGAAGCACCCGAAGCAGGCTGCAGCACTGGCCGCATGGCTCACGGAGCCTGCCCAGCAGGTGAAGGCATTCCAGGCCGCCGGCGTGTTCCCGAGCACGATCAAGGCGCAGAGTGACCCCGGTGTGACCGGCCCGAACGAGCTGTCGAAGTTCTTCAACGACGCCCCGATCGGTGCGACTCTCGCGGCTCGCGCCAAGGGTGTCGTCGCTCAGTACAAGGGCCCGGATGACTCCGTCATCCAGTCCCAGGTATTCGGCCCCGCCGTGCAGTCGATCGACTCCAAGAAGGCGAACGGCGACAAGGCGTGGGCAAACGCCATGAAGCTGCTGAATCAGCTCGTCGTCAACAAGTAA